One genomic region from Carcharodon carcharias isolate sCarCar2 chromosome 12, sCarCar2.pri, whole genome shotgun sequence encodes:
- the LOC121284605 gene encoding G-protein coupled bile acid receptor 1-like, whose protein sequence is MSESWGECINNSSSGAGLACQKVLINLLSVPLSITIIVGNLAIIVGIIGNRRLHNTTNYYMLSLLLAGLFTGIILPSLARMSFKSQFAFQACFIFHLFPNFIFLSFLSNLLVVQYNRYACIIHPFHYGVSWIHKYVPVVVLTTWVLPLLFASLPLIGWNNWSPDNETCFFKYVFPHAYIYLEIYGLLIPSILAITAMIGRILHVARGQMKAIKKMHRAVQSNSTALEQQLDFKYAKCIIGFFFIFLVCWVPYIVFIHVSYFVKDSGHGHRIHIILSSLGTSSAALIPFVMVLNNKEYFELWRKVFQKVFQCCAKMPNVN, encoded by the coding sequence ATGAGTGAGAGCTGGGGTGAATGCATCAACAACTCAAGTTCCGGTGCTGGTTTAGCCTGTCAGAAGGTCCTGATCAACCTGCTCTCAGTTCCTCTATCCATCACCATCATAGTGGGCAACCTGGCCATCATCGTGGGGATCATCGGCAACAGGAGGCTGCACAACACCACCAACTATTACATGCTGAGTTTGCTGCTGGCTGGCTTGTTCACTGGGATCATCCTGCCTTCCCTTGCCAGGATGAGCTTCAAGAGTCAGTTTGCCTTCCAGGCCTGTTTCATCTTCCATCTCTTCCCAAACTTCATcttcctctctttcctctccaacTTGCTGGTAGTTCAGTACAACAGGTATGCTTGCATCATCCATCCTTTTCATTATGGGGTTTCCTGGATTCACAAGTATGTTCCCGTTGTTGTTTTGACCACCTGGGTCCTGCCCTTGCTTTTTGCCTCACTGCCTTTGATCGGTTGGAACAACTGGAGCCCGGATAACGAAACTTGCTTTTTCAAATACGTTTTCCCCCATGCCTACATTTACCTGGAGATCTATGGCCTGCTCATCCCTTCCATCTTGGCCATCACTGCTATGATTGGCCGAATACTCCATGTGGCGCGAGGTCAGATGAAAGCAATTAAGAAGATGCACAGAGCAGTGCAGAGCAACTCGACTGCATTGGAGCAGCAACTGGATTTTAAATACGCCAAGTGTATCATAGGATTCTTCTTCATCTTCTTGGTTTGCTGGGTTCCTTATATCGTCTTCATCCATGTCTCCTACTTTGTGAAGGATAGTGGACACGGACACAGGATCCACATCATTCTGTCCTCTTTAGGGACCAGCAGTGCAGCTCTCATCCCCTTCGTCATGGTCCTGAATAACAAGGAATACTTTGAACTGTGGAGAAAAGTTTTCCAAaaagtttttcaatgttgtgcaAAGATGCCTAACGTCAACTGA